The sequence GCGAAGCAGAGCCTGCGTCTGCACATGCTGTTCCTGCACCTGCTGGGCGATTACCTTTAGTTTCTCAGGGTATAGGTGGGCATCCAGAGAGCGAAtctattacacaaacacacactttaaacacaggGCCAGTCGAGAAATTTGATTAAGAACCAAGGTGCAATATTATTTTGAACCACCATAAACAGGATTCTAAAATAAAGTAAGCAGTACAGTACAGCTAAATTTTCAACCAGACTATATTCTGTAGTATATTGCAGTAACAAATCTTGTGTCATAATATTCATTACCCAAGTATTagtgtttaaatttatttgcttttcttGCCAGGGCACAAGTATACCAAACAGAGTTAAATAAAGTTACTACAGAACACAGAGTGTTTAAAATGGCAAGAATTTGTGAACATTGTATAACCAATGTCTTGCTACAAACACATTTCTGGTATCTTATGTAGTTTTAAGTGTTCCTGGtgaaaaatgtctgtttttcctGAAACTAATTAttgacaaaaatattttatatatcattaaattattttaaactgaGTATTCTTCtggtttaaaataattttgtgcAGAAATCTGGAGTTAAAAGTTACTGACATTTACTGTGTCAGCTTGCAATATACCAAGACAACCCTCACCTGTTCCTCCAGCATCATGCGCACTGAGCGTTCTTTTTCCAGCTGCTGCCGGAGTTCAATCATTTCTCGCCGCAGATCCTccaccttctcctcctccatAATATCTGGAGAGCCTATTCCTTCATCCTTCTCTTCTGCACGCCTTCTCTTGGGGGATGAGCCACTAAACTCCTGTGAATGTAGAAAGGGTAAAagtgaaaatgatttaaagGCAGTCaatgttattaaatatttaagataCAGAACCAATTAAGGCAGATTAAAACCTCAGAGTATTTTATTAagaacactttattttattaggaaTATTTGTACACATTCAAACAATTATCTAAACAGCCTATGAGGTAACAGCAATACCATGCATAAGATTATGCATATATAGGTCAGCAGCTTCAGGAATGTCCATATCAACCATCAGAATTGTGTGATCAgtgattatctatctatctatctatctatctatctatctatctatccatctatctatccatctatctatccatctatctatccatctatctatctatttaaagAGTGGCAGTGTCAAGCAGactcattttaatatttctataacttctgatctcctgggatGCACAATATtctctggtgtttgtggtgcATTAAAAGacaatacatataataataaccAGTAGTTTTGCAGACagaatcactttatttatagaGAGGTTACAGGAGACTATCCAGCCTAACAAAACTTGGGGTAAATGCTCTGTACAAGTGTGGTGAACAGAAAGGATGCACGGGATGTACTATGAGGCgaatgagctacaacagcagaccACATTATTGGTTTCTTTTGGTCAGTCAAGAACGGAAAGCTGAGGCTGAAGtgggcacaggctcaccaaaaCAGGAGAAGACTGAAAATTATAGCTAGACCCAGCTGGACATGGACCCCCAACATGCTGTGTGTCAACAGTACAGTTATTAGAGGtcagtgtaatggtgtggggaattTTTTCTTGGCAGACTATGAGCCCATTAATACAAATCACTGCTGGAATGCCTCAGCCTATAggagtattgttgctgaccatcTGCATCCCTTCATCCAAATCTTCTAATGGCTACTTTCAACATGGTAATATCTCATGACACAAAGCAAGTAGCCTGCAGTTGAAATGAGACAATGGAGTCTGGCTTTCCTAGTCACTGGATCTGAATCCAAAAGATTTGGAtcagcacttatgtacgtcgctctggataagggcgtctgccaaatgctgcaactgtaaatgtaaatgaaagagATTCACAGAATGAAATTGCCCCCGAAATATATATGCAGGAATTGTATATTTGAATCAGGTAAACATGGAGCACAATCACAAAGGAATGGTTGCCACCATCTTGTTGAATCCATGCTATGAAGATTTTAGGCTGTTTTGAAAGCCAATTCAACTTAGCTTTCAAAATTCTAATTGGGTACTAATATAGAGTTCCTAATAAAGTAATTTGAGTGTGTATCACCTATATTAATTGTGTCCTGCAAAATGCATCTTTGGTCCTAAAATGTaacttaaaatatataatactatatGTAATAACTGTGTGGAAGTACACACTGAACAGCAGATATAATTCCACAATAGTTCCATTGgcatacacagaaaaaaaacccaaaacaactTGGCTACAGCATGTTATGAAGGGGGATACAGGTGCatttcaataaattagaatgtcatggaaaagttcatttatttcggtaattcaactcaaatagtgaaactcgtgtattatataaattcagttcacacagactgaagtagtttaagtctttggtatgTTTAATTTGATGaatttggctcacatttaacaaaaacccaccactTCAAAAGATTTGAATATGGTgacaatcagctaatcaactcaaaacacctgcaaaggtttcttaatttggttcactaggctacacaatcatggggaagactgctgaaatgacagttgtccagaagacaatcattgacacccCTCACAAGGAGGgaaagccacaaacattcattgccaaaaaagctggctgttcacagagtgctgtatccaagcatgcTAACAAAATTGAGTGGAAggaaaagtgtggaagaaaaataaGCACAACCAACCAAGAGAACTGCAGCATCGAGAGGCTCGTTAAgcaaaattgattaaaaaatttgGATGAACTTCACGATGAactgaggctggggtcaaggcatcaagagccaccacacacagacgtgtcaaggaatttggctaaAGTTGTAATATATTGctcttgttaagccactcctgaaccacagatAATGTCAGGGGCATCTTAGCTGGGCTAAGGAGTAGAAGATCTGGACTGTTTCCTAGTGGTCCAAAGTCCTTTattcagatgagagcaagttgtgtatttcatttggaaaccaaggccctagagtctggaggaaaGGTGGAGAAGCTCAGAGCCcaagttgcttgaagtccagtgttaagATTCCagagtctgtgatgatttggggtgcAATGTCATCCTTgttgttggtccactgtgttttttgaaaaccaaaatCACTGCACCAGTTAACCGAAAAaatttagagcacttcatgctatAATCTGCTGACTAggtttttaaagatgctgatttcataTTCCAGgaggatttggcacctgcccacacaGCCAAAAGCACCATGGggtattgtcaagaggaaaatgagaaacaagagaccaaaaaaatgcagatgagctgaagacCACcgtcaaagaaacctgggcttctgtaccacctcagcagtgccacagactgatcacctccatgccatgccaaattgaggcagtaattaatTCAAATGGAGCCccaaccaagtattgagtacataaaCAGTAAATGAATACTTTCCAGAAGCCCAAAAactcactaaaaatgttttttttttaattggtcttatgaagtattctatttttttgagatagtgaattggtgggtttttgttaaaaaatgtgagccaaaatcatcacatttaaaatgaccaaagacttaaactacttcagtctgagtgtactgaatttatataatacacaagtttcactatttgatttgaattactgaaataaattaacttttccatgacattccTATTTATTAAGATTCACctgcatgtttattattttgtcaggAAATTATGTAAATGGAGATAAATCAACTGTCCAGTCTGAGtgtgtagcctcagattcttgaTCTtagctgacagaagtggaaccttatcttgtcttctgctgttgaagcgcatccacctcaaggtttggtGCTATGTTTTTCTACACACCACAGTAGTGTGTTATGAGTTACTATGGACTTCCTATCAGCTAAgaccagtctggtcattctcctctgatctctctcatcaccAATGTGTGGCAGCCTGAAAAGCCTCTGTCCAtagaatgtttgtttttccacGGCCTTCTGTGTAAACGCTAGAAACTGTTGTGTGACAAATCCCAGGAATTTAACAGTTTCTTAAATATTCAAACCTCTGGCACTGGCAGCCATGACTTGATTACATAGAGATAATACACAAGAACAGATCACACAAATTGTTTCTTGTGATAGACAGAAGTTAAAACAGTTTGCCAAAGCTCACCTGGATGAATCGCTTAAGCTGCGTGTTTTGCTGCAGTAGCCGTGTCTTTTCCTGTTCCAAAGAGAATATGTATTCGGCAGTCTGCTGTAAGATTGCAGCCTAGAAgtcaagaaaatcaaaggatcAAAAAACACCAACTTTGACACTGGCATAATTGGCATTATCCAAGCTGACCAATGCCAATATGAACACTGGAAGATAAAGTCTCTGAAATCGATAGTAAAAGAAATCGAAATAGCAGTTTCTATATAAAACAAATGGATAggataaatacaataaatgcaataaatacaattcAACTAGCACAGAATGAACATGACTTATCATATAACCTGCTAATGCCAATGCttcattcaaaaacaaacaaacaaacaaatgaactaacaaaaaaaaaaagtttgtattaCTGACATTTACTGCGTTTTTCTGGCACCATCACGTTAACAGCAGATCCTTAAAACTGTGCAAGGTGTTAGGTGGAGCATCCATAGATGGGACTTCAGATTAAGAGATGGGGAATGTTCCTTAAACTATTTTGAAAACTTTTTGCAGTACGGCAGGGTGTATACTCTTGCAattgaggggtgtgtgtggtctctAACAACCTTGATGGGGCATTGGTAAATGAATCATAATACACCTTTCAAAGAAGACTTTAGGAGCAGAAACAGGTTATACAAGATGTAAACCACTTTGCAGTAAATATCTGGATGGGCAGATAAGTTGCAAAGAAACAGATGAGTCACAAAAGTTCTGGGACCAAAATGAACCTCTACCAaaatgaacagaagaaaaaaaattgctcatgaTCCAGATGATCACTGATCGAAGATGTTGGAGACACGATCATGGCTTGGGCTTACTGGCTGCTACATGAATTTTGCTCACCAATCTCGATTAATGTGAATTCAATTTGGCTACTGCAAACAAGACTTACAAGTCCACCACAATCTGTCTGCTAACTTACAGAGAAATACATCCAATCTTATTGGCATACACTGCCAACACAACAAAGGACTGGGAAAAGAAGTGGAAATGTTAAGACAGGCCAAATCAATCACCAGCCCAGTTGAACTCAGACAGCAACTGAATTAAGCTGAGGCTGAAGGTGCATGTTTGcttctaatattttattgttactatagaagCAGTTATACATAGGGACTTGTATGGCAAACACCCCACTAAATCTAAgactaaaaacacacagattttcaAAATGTCATGTTCAACAAACTAAAGTATATAATCATTAATCTGGTCatgttattttaacatttatggaagaaaTCTCGGGTGTAAACACGTTACAATTTATCAGCACTGAAGGACGTCTCATCCAATCGGGTGAGAggaacacagaaaaaacagcAAAGCTATTGAGGGAATGTCTGTTCATTATGGCCAAGTAAGAACAGGAACTAGCTTGTCTCTAAGACGTCCCACAacgttaaatgtaactataaaaatgctaaaaatgtgacattttatacattatcCAAATAAACATCACGATGGTTTGAAAATTTGGCATAGAAAATTGGTTACAGTTTTTGGCAAATGCTcaaacaattacaatatttattttattaaatgtactaTGTTGGTTAAATCCATTTCTTAATTGTTTAAATTGGTCTTGTTTCATTGGCAAAATATGTCTAGATTAGAATCCAGTAATCTTATGATTATCCAAATCAACTGTACACCACCTATTATTAAACACAGCAGCAttcattacattaaaataatagaaGTTAACATCTGTATTTCTCCACTTTTATTGTAAAAGGTTTTACTGCAGCATATTTTTTAGAGAAAGTTACTCACTTTGCTCAACTTCTCTCCATCACTATGTGGGATGAGTGTTTTGAGTGACTGAAAACCAGCGTTGATGCTCTGCATGCGCCTGCGCTCGTTGCTGTTAGCAATTTCCCTGCGAATGCGTCTTTCTTGGTCCCGTGCTGTCTCTGGTGTCAGCGGGATGTTCGCTAAACTGGAGGGAATAACAATAGTTCATCCTGTGACAATTACAAAATCACAGGTGAATAACATTTCTGAGATAATTAGCACAACAGCacttaaaattatttagaaatattcTCATAATCATCTTAAATATGgacatatatttaaacatttcctgTGATTTTGAAAATGACCACataagcaaaatattttcctaAGATTTTGCCACATGTGGGTCTGTTTATTAAATCACCCATCTAAGTTAACTACATGTATACAAGTGCATTTAAAATCACCTAAAATGGGCTACTCATGGTTCACTCATCATGGATAAAAAGTATAAGTGATCAATGGAAAACATTATTAGTCCTAATAAGACATtagttattacattttattagacAGAAGGTGAAAACCAATTTGTCATGTTTATCACCAAGATAAGCACTTGCTTGCAGTGTAAGCACTGCTTATTCTGCTTAGTAACTAAATCAAAGGGGAGACAAAGGGGAAGTCCTTCAATTAACTTTCATCTCTATCATATTTTGAGATTTCTCATAAAACATGCACCAACACAGATACTGCACATGCTTTGTCCATATATCCTTAGATCCTAAGCAGCACCAAATACACCAACTACGCAAAAAAAGTTTATCCAATGACTTCATTTAAAGCCCTAAGGCTGTGTAACACTATTGAACTCACATGTACAATGGTAACTTAGCCATACAAAGTAATACAAAGTATTCTCACGGTGGGTTTTGGCGACTGTTTGTAAAGATTAAATCATGATGAATAATCAATCATGACCAACAGCAAGGCTACACAATTTCTAATTTGATTATTATGAGAATAATGATTATTTGTTCaggattatattattatatgacagtcactcattttcaGTTTATCCATATGAAGGTTGCAGAAAACCAGACACTTGCAAGAACACTAGGTGTGTAGCACCCATTCATATCTAGGAGCAATTTACAGTAACCCTGACAGTAACCTTGGATCAggaaagaaaagatttttttgtgaattgtgTAGAGGTAAGTAAATACAAGTAATACTTAAGTAAACCTGTACACAAGAAAATCAAACATTCAATTTACTAAACCCACAATTCCTTTCTAAAGAGCGCTAAAGACCACGCGGCACTATAGAGTAAACATTCTGGTGGACATGAACATTTAGTCATTATAGGGAACTGCAATAATGTGCGAATGCACATTATGTAAATAACTTATGCACTTAAAATTGTGTGAAAATACTTCAAATTAGAAACACCACTAATtctaaaagaattaaaaaccaaaaaaaacctcaatcaCTGACGATGAAAAGCCTTGACTTGGAAGAACTGAACGACAATTTCTATCAATGTTAGAAACGTTAAAAAGTTTTCTCTTGCAGTTTAAACAACTCCAATGCTGTGAATAAGAATTTGAAGAGCACTACATTTCCCAGAAGGCTCGTCGGCACCACCACAGGCCGCCCCGCCTCCCTCTTAATATCAGGCTGCAGACGCATTGACGGGCCTTTTGCTCTACACACACCCCCTTATAAAAGAAGCCTTATTAATTTATGAATGCACTACTCACTAGCGTGATTGCTTTCACAATCTAGACGTAAAAACTAGAGAATGTGTTCAGTATACGTTTTAACCCTTATACAATCACGTGTAACCCTACAAATCCCAGCCCTCCGCCATTACAACAAAGCTTCTCTAACAGCTTCCTCTCCGCTTGTCCATGCGGCAGCATGGCAGAGCTACGGGAATAAAGGCACAGTCCGAGCACAGAAAGCGCGCTCTCCCGCCAAATTGTTGCACTTTTAGAAGCACAAACGCGTTCCAGTTTATAAAACTATAGTCCCACAGAATCCGTGGTTTAATAGATTTTTCCGTTTGACGAGCTGAGAGTTAGACGACGGCGAATCCTCGCTGTAGCACAAGCCACAAGCATGGCCGCACTGCCCACAATAACTTTAGCCCGCTCTTTAACCCAACAAACACCGCGTGCAGCAGCGCGATGTTCGGCCTCAACTTTCAAAAATGATCAATTACCCTCTATATCGTTTTCTTAAAACCTACAAATCAGAAAATCATCCGAAACGTTCAAACCCGCTTAAAACCAGCCCATTGATTTGGAATCGCCTTGCAGCAGAGCAGCGGCGTGGTGTGCAGGGAACCACgtggtttgtgtttgttacatACAAAATGTGAGGATTTACGAGCATTATGTGCAAAGTAGCATTAGTTTAAAATCAGTAGTTTAAAAACTGTAACCCTGACAGCGATTTAACGTTAGAAAGGTGGTCTTTGTGCTATTTTCCTTCTGACTCCGTGCACACAATAACACGGCGATCACATCAAGCATGTTGCCTTGTGACTGCTCCGCGGCGACAGAACAACAAATCGTGCTCGCTTAATTATCACAGAATAGAAAGTTTAAAACGTGTGCCTACATACCTACACAAGCCCCCTATGACTTCTTTTTCCGTTTTCCTAAAATGTTGCAAGGAGGGCACCTTCTGAGCTGGTACCATGAAATACTCC is a genomic window of Tachysurus fulvidraco isolate hzauxx_2018 chromosome 15, HZAU_PFXX_2.0, whole genome shotgun sequence containing:
- the tfap4 gene encoding transcription factor AP-4, which produces MRNCSRIQRRKERRFITSDVLRRRGVKAGEESMEYFMVPAQKVPSLQHFRKTEKEVIGGLCSLANIPLTPETARDQERRIRREIANSNERRRMQSINAGFQSLKTLIPHSDGEKLSKAAILQQTAEYIFSLEQEKTRLLQQNTQLKRFIQEFSGSSPKRRRAEEKDEGIGSPDIMEEEKVEDLRREMIELRQQLEKERSVRMMLEEQIRSLDAHLYPEKLKVIAQQVQEQHVQTQALLRLQQQEQLERESNPARSTQVYSPVTPSAPTHHTTVIVPAPTLPPPPHHVTVVTMGPASVINTASTSRQNLDTIVQAIQHIEGTQEKIGVPEEEQRRAVIVTPGRTLNDAADSDTASDNEGSEDC